A genomic window from Gemmatimonadota bacterium includes:
- a CDS encoding amidohydrolase family protein, producing MRIIDVHNHYYPPAYLEAVERGPSTVRFTRDGEGNPVLHYPGDYNVVVPGHSDLGYRERVLEEQGVDVQVVTFTAPGAHVEDPSRAVELCRLVNDDLAAASRRPSGRIAALATLPLNDPAASADELSRAMTELGLPGAMVFANVQGVALADDRFLPLWERADELGAVIHIHPTQAPGVEAMTEYWLLPLVGFLMDTTLAAAGLVFAGVPERFPRIRWVLGHLGGTIPYLVERLDRGWRAFPECRERIDRPPSEYLRSFFYDGVNFDPKALRLAVDFAGASQILAGSDYPHRIGSIPLMKEVVEGAGLSGDERAAILGGNAESVYGL from the coding sequence GTGCGCATCATCGACGTCCATAACCACTACTACCCGCCGGCGTACCTGGAGGCGGTGGAGCGTGGACCGTCGACCGTCCGCTTCACGCGCGACGGCGAGGGCAACCCGGTCCTCCACTACCCCGGCGACTACAACGTCGTCGTGCCCGGCCACAGCGACCTCGGCTACCGCGAGCGGGTGCTCGAGGAGCAGGGGGTGGACGTGCAAGTGGTCACGTTCACCGCGCCCGGCGCCCACGTCGAGGATCCCTCCCGCGCCGTGGAGCTGTGCCGTCTAGTGAACGACGACCTGGCGGCCGCTTCGCGCAGGCCCTCCGGGCGGATCGCCGCGCTCGCGACGCTGCCCCTCAACGACCCGGCCGCGTCCGCCGACGAGCTGTCGCGCGCGATGACGGAGCTGGGCCTGCCCGGCGCCATGGTGTTCGCCAACGTTCAGGGGGTGGCGCTGGCGGACGACCGCTTCCTGCCGCTCTGGGAGCGCGCCGACGAGCTGGGCGCGGTCATCCACATCCACCCGACCCAGGCGCCCGGCGTCGAGGCAATGACCGAGTACTGGCTGCTGCCACTCGTGGGATTCCTCATGGACACGACGCTCGCGGCGGCGGGCCTCGTCTTCGCCGGCGTTCCGGAACGGTTCCCCCGGATCCGGTGGGTTCTGGGGCACCTCGGGGGGACGATCCCGTACCTGGTGGAGCGCCTGGACCGCGGGTGGCGCGCGTTCCCCGAATGCCGCGAGCGCATCGACCGGCCGCCCTCGGAGTACCTGCGAAGCTTCTTCTACGACGGCGTCAACTTCGACCCCAAGGCGCTGCGCCTGGCCGTGGACTTCGCCGGCGCGTCGCAGATCCTCGCGGGGAGCGACTACCCGCACCGGATCGGCAGCATCCCGCTGATGAAGGAGGTGGTCGAGGGAGCCG
- a CDS encoding amino acid permease has product MTPSSAPLRRSLGLLQATALVVGVIIGASIFVQPSEIVRDVASVGGVFLVWSVAGLLTASGALICAELASAWPQTGGVYVFLRSTLSPALGFLWGWAMFWIMHSGIAAAIAMVFGRYTAYFLPWGDAAVKPLAVGAIVLVSGINYAGVQHGGRLQAAFTIGKVAAIAAIIAVAFALGAPHAAEAAPAVVSGGDATGFLTAVAAGLFAFGGWHMVTYTAGETVDPRRTLPRALMIGVAIVVVCYIALNAAYLYVLPLDTMVASTRVAADAADAVLGSGGAAFMSALVGFSTFGALAGVVLAGPRVYHAMAEDGLLFRWVAAVHPRHRTPHRAIVLQAIWSCVLVATGTYRGLFTRVVYTEWLFFALMAAGLLLARRRPGYAPAYRVWGGPLVPGLFIVGALGVVASQVALQPLDSAAGLGFVLLGLPVYFFWEARRAHHRRP; this is encoded by the coding sequence TTGACCCCGTCCTCCGCCCCCCTGCGCCGGTCCCTCGGCCTGCTCCAGGCCACGGCGCTCGTGGTGGGCGTCATCATCGGCGCGTCCATCTTCGTGCAGCCGTCGGAGATCGTGCGCGACGTGGCCTCCGTGGGCGGCGTCTTCCTCGTCTGGAGCGTGGCGGGGCTGCTCACGGCCTCGGGCGCCCTGATCTGCGCCGAGCTGGCCTCCGCCTGGCCCCAGACGGGGGGCGTCTACGTCTTCCTGCGCAGCACGCTCTCGCCCGCGCTCGGCTTCCTGTGGGGCTGGGCGATGTTCTGGATCATGCACTCGGGCATCGCCGCCGCCATCGCGATGGTGTTCGGGCGCTACACCGCCTACTTCCTCCCCTGGGGCGACGCCGCCGTGAAGCCGCTGGCCGTCGGCGCCATAGTCCTGGTCTCGGGGATCAACTACGCGGGCGTCCAGCACGGCGGCCGGCTCCAGGCGGCGTTCACGATCGGCAAGGTCGCCGCCATCGCGGCGATAATCGCGGTGGCGTTCGCGCTCGGGGCGCCGCACGCGGCGGAAGCGGCGCCGGCGGTCGTCTCGGGCGGGGACGCCACGGGGTTCCTGACCGCCGTGGCCGCCGGCCTGTTCGCGTTCGGCGGCTGGCACATGGTCACCTACACGGCGGGCGAGACCGTGGACCCTCGGCGCACCCTGCCGCGCGCCCTGATGATCGGCGTCGCGATCGTGGTGGTCTGCTACATCGCGCTGAACGCGGCCTACCTGTACGTGCTGCCGCTGGACACCATGGTCGCGTCGACGCGCGTGGCTGCCGACGCCGCCGACGCCGTCCTGGGTTCCGGCGGCGCCGCGTTCATGTCCGCGCTGGTGGGCTTCTCGACGTTCGGGGCGCTGGCGGGGGTGGTGCTCGCGGGCCCGCGCGTGTACCACGCCATGGCCGAGGACGGGCTGCTCTTCCGCTGGGTGGCGGCGGTGCACCCCAGGCACAGGACGCCGCACCGGGCCATCGTGCTGCAGGCGATCTGGTCGTGCGTGCTGGTGGCGACGGGTACCTACCGCGGGCTGTTCACGCGCGTGGTCTACACCGAGTGGCTGTTCTTCGCGCTCATGGCGGCCGGGCTCCTGCTGGCCCGCCGCCGGCCCGGCTACGCGCCCGCGTACCGGGTGTGGGGCGGCCCGCTCGTGCCGGGGCTCTTCATCGTTGGCGCGCTGGGGGTGGTGGCGAGCCAGGTCGCGCTCCAGCCGCTGGACAGCGCGGCGGGCCTGGGCTTCGTCCTGCTCGGGCTGCCGGTCTACTTCTTCTGGGAGGCGAGGCGTGCGCATCATCGACGTCCATAA